The stretch of DNA ATACtgccgccagccgccgaAGTGGCAGGTTTGCTCGCCTTGCCTGTGGCCCCACGATGTACCTCCCCATCCTTAGGCACACGCACCACAAAGTCCAAATCAGCAGTCGTAACCCGCCCCACAGCCCAATCAACCCCTCGAGTCACTTTAGCCCGGATACCCCCCCAGGACAGGACCTTGTGATTACTCTCATGGGCAGCCCGCACCTCTTCCTGCCACTTGCGCTGGACCTTGTTCGTCTTactctccttcccttccGAAGATGGAGCGAGaaggggaggtgggggaggagtgTAGACTAGGAAGCGGGTTGGTGGGTTGTGCCCGGCgggggtggggaaggggacGATGTAGGCGATTAAGCGGTGAGGGTCACGGATGTAGCTGTCTTCGGCCGGGGGTTGGAGGGTGGCCGGGGAGGGGAGAGttgggggagaggaggcgggcTGGATGGTAGGCTCCGGAGCGAGGAAGCGCGAGTGCGGTGAGGAGACATCGAGCACAGGCTTGGATGTGTCCACTggaggtgggaggcggcgcggatgTTCCGGCGATGCgggcggacgcggcgagcggcgacCGGGGTGggttggcggcgggagGGTCGGGACGTGCGACAAGGTTGCagtcggcgaggttggagtTGCCGCGTCGGGAAAGTGAGCAGCTGGGTggaaggttgaggttggggttggcCGGGTGAGCGATGCCAGCtccggctcgtcctcgcggaTGGCAGGCGTAGCTGGTGGCGTCGGGTCAGGATTACGAACCATGAGTGCGGGTGGGTCCATCTCGTTGATATTCTGGGCCGTTTTCTCGACCATGTTCTCGACAGGCTTGTCAGTCATCGCGTGAGGTTGATGGTATGTGAATGGGTTTGCTGAGATTGTGGTTGATGTGAAAAGAACCCAAAGTGACAACGGGTTCTTCAAGTGGTCTAGTTGGTTGGTTACGCAGCAGTTTGTCGATCAGGCACCGTACTCCCCACTCGTAATCTTTTGCTGCGACATGTCTCGACTCTGGTCGCTGCACAGCCCTTGCCAACACTGCACTGCGCTGCACTGCGCTGCGCTgaagggggagaggggaggggagtggTGTATAGAGAGGTGGTACCATATACTCATACACTGCTAGGGTTGAAGCGCGTGACGTCATCAAGTAGCGGTGCGATCGTTAAGGACTCTGGCCTGGGCCTCCTGGACGGCCTACAACTGCACATGTCCTCTTTGCACACCTTCAGCCACACCTCGCTTGACTAACTGCTCGCCGCTCGCTTCACTCGCGTGGCTACTCAAACATGCATACGTatcaacaccaacaccgcAATGCAGTCTACTAGTCGCTATCGCTGTCCGTATCCTCGTTGATTGCCCGCCCACGGCGCggcccgtcctcgtcactgcTGGTATCCGTCTCGTACTCGCTCTCATCGTGCACCGCCGACGCCTTGACCTTTTCGCCGCGCATCATTGCCATCTGGCCCGCGAGGCTGTCCTCTTCTGGCTCGCTAatgtcatcgtcgtcatcgctcTCGGCCGGCGCAggctcgaccttgagcaTGACGGGGCGCGCAATATCCGACCCCACAAACGTGTCAGACGACAAGTAAAGGACAAAGCTGTACAGGTTGGGCTGCGGAGGTGCCTGGAACTGCAGGCTGTACTCGCGCGGCTCGTCAAAGGGAACGTCGGCCACACGCATGGGCTGCACGATCACCTTGTCAAGCTTCGAGTCGCCCATGAGCGCCGAGAAGCCTGGCGAACGGTTTGCGGGCCAGTgcggcgcgtgcgcgtATCCTGTTGGAGGGTagttcttcttctcctcctccttcttctcctttgtcacctccttctcgacgacctcgacagAATCCGCGCGTGCGCTCCCGTTCGACACCTCCTTGGGGTCCTTGGGGTACACCCAGCGCGCCTTGAACTCGAGCTGCACGATCGAGCTAGGCGTAACCACCTTCTCGCCGGTAACTAATGTCAGCTTTGTAGCAAAGATCAAGGCTCACCCCTGAACTGCGCGTCGGTGACCTCGAGACGGGGGAAGGTGCGTGCGACGGCGTTGGCCTCGGGGTACTCATCGTCGTTGATCGAAACCCACTTCTCGAGCCACTTGCGGCCCTCGGCACCGGTCGTgatctcgagctcgaggcccttCTCGAGCGTGATGCCGGGAAGCTGTGCAAGGGGCGAACCGCCGACGGGGATAGCCTGGACGATTGCCGGCTGGAGCTTCTGGCACGCGAGCGAGGTCTTGAGCCAGTTGTGACCGAGAGCAATGTTGGCAAGGGCAgtgaggaggggcggggcggcacggaggacctcgagctgctcggaAGCCAGATCCTTGGGGAGATCGTAGCGGAGCAGGTGCGCCCAGATCAGCGCacgggcgcggcgggcagCAGCAGTGGTAACAATCACACGCGACTCCTTCTTCATCGTGGGAGACTCAtcgatgaggaggtcggcacGCTGGGTGTCGAGCTCCTGTTCGAGCGTCTCGATCCGCGCCTGGCGCTCCTTGCGGTCCTTCTTGCTGAGTTTGGCAGGAGGGGCAAGGATGGCCTGGAACTCGACCGCCGAGGCGAGCAGCGCAATAAGCGAGAGGAAGTCGGtgtcgtcgcgcagctggTGGAAGAAGATCTCGGCAGTCGCGTTGAGAATACCGTCCCGCGTGAGCTTGCGCTGGCGGAACCACCAGCGGCCAACGACGAACGGAATGCCAAAGCCCAGGACGACGCCGTACGCGGCCAGGACCCAGATCGAGCTCTTGCCCTCAACCACCCACTTGGGGATGGCGAtcttgtcctcgcgctgctGCGGTCCATCGGGGTTGCCATACTTGCGGAGGTTCTCGACAGTCACCTCATCCGTGAGCGACTTGTATGCCTTGGTGATGTCGACGAACTTGGTCTCGACTTGCTCGTATGTCTCGTTGGGGCCGAGCTTAACCTTGTCCGGGTGGCTGGGGTTAGGAGAGTCTGGCGCGCGGAACGTACAATTGAAGCGAGAGCCTCTTGTAGTGCTTCTTGATCTCCTTTTCGGATGCTGACGACCCAATGCCCAGGATGTCAAAGGGGTCGTAGACGGATGTCTCCATTGGCGGTGCCAGGTACAGGCCGTACGAGAGGTAGGCGAAGAGTGCCCAGCCAAGGATAAGGGGGAGGATGCGACggaggagcttgcgcttgtGGGTCGCTGACCTCAGtgcggccttgcgcttgtcGTTGGCCCGGCACTCATTGCAGTTACACAACGACTTGTGTGGGTCTGGATGGAGCAAGGTGATTGTGGATCGCGGTGGAAGAAGAGAGATGGTGTCAGCATTTACAAGGATAGCGTATGGCCATGTTGTGGACGTAGACGTACCCTTGGGTGCTGACCTGAAGGTGGAGATGGATGcggggacgaggatgaAAGCGAGGCAAGTGACGCCAAAGTAGGATGCGAGCAACCCCGAGTCGTCGTAAGAGATGCCTGGCGCCATGGTTCCAGGCGGGCGGAGGGTGATAAAGGAAACGAGGGTGGGAAGGAGTGAAGGTGTTGTTGAGAGGCTAGAGGTCGCTTGAGGACTGAAGTGTAACGATGTGTCCGAGGTTGTGGGTTGTGGGTTGTGGGTAGTTTGGTTAATCGGGTAGTAGCTCTATGAAATGCCTTTGTATTCCATAACCCAAAGGTTAGCTTGAAAGCGTGGAACATGGGACGTGGCGGTCCCAGAAACGCGTCCTTTAAAGTGGGGGGTTTATAAAAGAGAGTGTATCACGTGGCAATTCAACCAAGGTGCCACTCGGGCTTATTCCCGCGGCTCTTGGGTGGCCGAGTCCCCCCGGTGGGACCTAGTGTACGGTGAGAGTTATGGAGGACTGGGTGGATACGGGGTCAAGGGGCCAATGCAGGCAGGACCAACCATAGACCAGTCAGAGACCACTCGTTGGatcgtgctcgtcgtcgcaTCTAGCCACCTCACCACTCTCTAAACAACCCACCCCCGTCACCATGATTGCCCGCCGCTCCGCCCTCAACGTCGCCCGTTCGGCCCGCTTCTACTCCACCGCTGCTCAGGAGGCCGCCGGCAAGGAgttcctcgcccagcgcgccgCTGTCAAGGAGCACGCAAAGGGTGGGTTTCGCCGGGATCACCGGATTGCGCTTGGCGACTCGGCTAGCGAGTCCAACAAGCGCATAGTCTACAACGCCAGCTATAGCCCGCTTGCTCTGTCGTTGTCtagctcgcgcgcgcgcgggcCCGCCCCCATATCCTAAAGCAATGGCTGACCACAGGCACTACCGCGCTCTGGCGCAACGTCTCGTTCTTCGTCTGCATTCCCGTGGTGATCGCCGGCACGGCTTGGACCTGGaagctcgagaaggagcaCTTTGACCACATCGAGcacctcaaggccgagaacggcggcgagatGCCCGTCCGCCCCCACTACGACTACCTCAACATGCGGTGAGCCTagccgagcccgagccgaGCGCTGCGCGCAGTGCACAGGGAGTGGAGAGTGTGGGGAGCATGAAGGGGCAAGGTAGAGGGGCCATGTCGTGCAAGCCGAGGGAAGCAGTGGCCGGGAATGGAagacgaggccaagccgaGGCGAGGCCACTGGCGAGAGACAGGCACGGCGGACAATGGGACTACGCAGTTAGCCCATTCCATGACTGTGATGGTCATGGCGCTGTGTCAATGTCCAGTACCATCGCCATATCTATCCGGTCCATCGCCATCGTTTCGTTAAAGTCCATCAGCGGCCTGTCCCGAGGGACCGAGCGGCGCCATgtccctcctcatctctccctctccatTACATACTCCCATCCTCTTCCCTTGCTATTGAAACACCCGCTGATGCCAGCACTAAGCCCTTCCCCTGGGGCATGCAGTCGCTCTTCTTCAACCCCGAGGTCAACGTCCCcgccggcgacgcggaGTAACGAACGGCGCTAAGGAAAAATATGCATGGAATCAGCGAGCGCCAGCTGCGTGGTATGCTGGTAGTGTTGGTGTGACTTGTGGCTGTGGACAGGGTGTCAAATCCGAGCTGAGAATCTACGTCAGAATTCTTTTGTTCTCATCCTGAGCCTATCCAGTGTGCGCATTCCATTCCTTTGTGGCGGAAAGAGATGCATGGTACTGGGGATGCGGGGTATACTACATGCGTGCAGGTGCTAGACCtcctcgaactcgtcgttgtcgtcgtcgtcgacgaccatCGCGGCGCTGTCTTCCTTCTTGCTTTGTTCTCCTAGAGCAGGAGCCGCGctctcaccttccccgAGCCCTCCCTTGTCTGCGCGTtcgccgacctcgttcGCAATCTCCTCACGCAGCCGCTCAACTTCCGCACGCAGCGCGCCGACTTCCTCGTCCCTCCGCACTGCCGCCCCAACATCGTCAccaagcgcgagcgcaaggctTAGTTCATGTGCCGTGTCTCGCAGTTGTTGGGACGCGCGGATCAGCGACGCAgtcttgagcttgagatGCATGGCCGTGAGGGTATGTGCTCCTGGGGGTGTGCCgatctggagtcagctaTCCACAAAGTCGTAAGCTGAGCATTAGAcgaggggggaagggagggaaTGAGAAGGGTAGGGGCATGAGGTTGCTCACATcagcgaggcgggcgaggtcacCCAACCCCTCTACGAcagccttgatctccttgTCGATACGAATGTTCCAGTCATTGTACGCCTTGTCTAAGtcgtccccgtcctcgtGTTCGAACGTACGCTCGCCAATTGgtgggcgtcggcgacctAATGAGGCGGAGGGAAGGGCTGAGGGGACGTAGGTGTCGTATTTGCGGTTCATTGTTGTcgggcgggggaggggcaagtgggaggaagggaagagGTGAAAAGGCGAGGACAGTGAGGAGAAGAAAGgaagagcgaggagggcacgAGCGTCGAGTAGATAAAGGAGGTTGGAGATAAGTGTCGGTGGTGAGAGATAGAGAGTCCTCGTGAGGAGAGACGAGGTGGGTGAATAACAGTGGGGGAAACGATGAAGTGGACGAAGTTGAGAGGGTGTTTGGGTTTGGGTTTGGGTGACGCGATTTgagtggaggtcgtccACCTACATTGCTTTTGTTGACAACCAAACCACCTTGTCTCATCCTCCCAcctctctcccttcccATATCTCTTCAATCCTGACCTCTAACCCAccagcccctcctccttccacAAACCCACGCCCGAGGCATGCTACTCAAACGTCTGGCACCATCCCTTCCACCAGAAGCAGCTTCCCTCGTCCCCCTGCTTGGTAGGTCAActctccttcctcggcTTTCCAAACACTGCCAgcagctgactccagaACCCCAAGTCCGCACGACCGAATCGGTCATCCTAACACCGCGGCCCACGCTTCACGCGCTCGTGGTCGCGGCCCTCCCTGAAGCAGGTACAGGCCCCTTCGCCTCagagcgacgcgacgcagcGGTCGACGCCTCTCTAGACTTGCTCTTACAACGCTGTCTCGACCGCGTACCCGTGTATTCAGGTGATATTGGACCTCTAAAGCCATGGCACGGCTTCGGCGTACTCGCCGACATGATGCCATCCGAGGGAGGGGTCATTGAGATCGCGGGAGGGAAGGGTGTGGGCAAGAGCGTGAGCTGAAGTGACCATGGCTAGAAACTTAAACCAGCTTCTCGCACTGCATGCCGCCCTCGGTACACTCATTGCTGAGCCAGATGCGACGGCCCACTGGGTCGACACGGAGGGCGCGTTCAACGCCGCCCGGGCTAGGGCCGTCGTGaacgccctcggcgccgatgTGAGTCTCAGCTGGCCTTTGCGGAAGTAATTGACAGCAGGAAtccgtcctcgaccgctTGACTGTCGCTAGAGTGTTCAAGCTCGAACCCGATCTCCTTGACGAACTTGCACGTGCACGAGATGACCCCGCAACACGCGTTCTCATCATCGACAACATTGCGAGTTTGTTCCGTGACGCACTCATGGGCACTACCGCGCAGGGTGGGCAGCTGTCGGATCCTGAAGGCAGCTGACTTTAGGACACGCGGCCATGGTCGTgacgatggaggagatcgCAGAGCTGACCTACTTTGCGGGCCTAACGACTCTTGTGGGTGCTCATCGATACTCGAGACTCACAACATCCGCAGATCATCAACTCGGTCGCGTCCAGTATCCCTTCCAACCCGCTCTCTGTGTTTTCCACGACGACGGTCAAGCCTTCCCTCGGCGTCACGCTGACCTTCActgtcgacgtcgaacTTCTCCTTCAGGACACGGGACGGGTCTTTGGActtgccgacgagggcgaacgcgagcgcgtcggtTCCGCACCCGGACTGCGTCTAGTCGTGGAGGTGTTGAAGAGCCGGACTTCGGTGAGTTGCGTAGTTCACCTATGTCTAACTCATACAGCCGTCTGGGTTATGGGGTGTAGTTGAGACTGTGAGCTAAAATGGCCCGAATgaccagctgacaacaggatGGCATCTCACTGTTCGACGtagcgcctcctccagaaGAAGACGAGCTGACACGATACCGGTCAGCGGGTGGTGACACTGGACGACCAGCAATGGGCCGTTTGGGGGAGACGCTCGAACCCGCCATTGCCCCATTGAAGTCATGGCACTGCTGAGGTTCAGGGCTCCATTGGGCCCCGGATAGAGCTCTGCACGGCCCTGAGATTGAGATGGCGATCACGACGCACAAGGAGAGTAGATGGAAGATTGAAACTCGAGTTGAGATTAGAGCTAGATGATAATTAAGAAATGTAGACATTCATGCACAAAGTAGAATTCTTGTAGTAGAACTAATGTAAAGC from Cutaneotrichosporon cavernicola HIS019 DNA, chromosome: 7b encodes:
- the SEC63 gene encoding uncharacterized protein (Sec63 Brl domain) — protein: MAPGISYDDSGLLASYFGVTCLAFILVPASISTFRSAPKDPHKSLCNCNECRANDKRKAALRSATHKRKLLRRILPLILGWALFAYLSYGLYLAPPMETSVYDPFDILGIGSSASEKEIKKHYKRLSLQFHPDKVKLGPNETYEQVETKFVDITKAYKSLTDEVTVENLRKYGNPDGPQQREDKIAIPKWVVEGKSSIWVLAAYGVVLGFGIPFVVGRWWFRQRKLTRDGILNATAEIFFHQLRDDTDFLSLIALLASAVEFQAILAPPAKLSKKDRKERQARIETLEQELDTQRADLLIDESPTMKKESRVIVTTAAARRARALIWAHLLRYDLPKDLASEQLEVLRAAPPLLTALANIALGHNWLKTSLACQKLQPAIVQAIPVGGSPLAQLPGITLEKGLELEITTGAEGRKWLEKWVSINDDEYPEANAVARTFPRLEVTDAQFRVTGEKVVTPSSIVQLEFKARWVYPKDPKEVSNGSARADSVEVVEKEVTKEKKEEEKKNYPPTGYAHAPHWPANRSPGFSALMGDSKLDKVIVQPMRVADVPFDEPREYSLQFQAPPQPNLYSFVLYLSSDTFVGSDIARPVMLKVEPAPAESDDDDDISEPEEDSLAGQMAMMRGEKVKASAVHDESEYETDTSSDEDGPRRGRAINEDTDSDSD
- a CDS encoding uncharacterized protein (P-loop containing nucleoside triphosphate hydrolase protein), with product MLLKRLAPSLPPEAASLVPLLEPQVRTTESVILTPRPTLHALVVAALPEAGTGPFASERRDAAVDASLDLLLQRCLDRVPVYSGDIGPLKPWHGFGVLADMMPSEGGVIEIAGGKGVGKSLLALHAALGTLIAEPDATAHWVDTEGAFNAARARAVVNALGADESVLDRLTVARVFKLEPDLLDELARARDDPATRVLIIDNIASLFRDALMGTTAQGHAAMVVTMEEIAELTYFAGLTTLIINSVASSIPSNPLSVFSTTTVKPSLGVTLTFTVDVELLLQDTGRVFGLADEGERERVGSAPGLRLVVEVLKSRTSPSGLWGVVETDGISLFDVAPPPEEDELTRYRSAGGDTGRPAMGRLGETLEPAIAPLKSWHC
- the COX6A gene encoding uncharacterized protein (Cytochrome c oxidase subunit VIa); translation: MIARRSALNVARSARFYSTAAQEAAGKEFLAQRAAVKEHAKGTTALWRNVSFFVCIPVVIAGTAWTWKLEKEHFDHIEHLKAENGGEMPVRPHYDYLNMRTKPFPWGMQSLFFNPEVNVPAGDAE
- a CDS encoding uncharacterized protein (Surfeit locus protein 5 subunit 22 of Mediator complex), coding for MNRKYDTYVPSALPSASLGRRRPPIGERTFEHEDGDDLDKAYNDWNIRIDKEIKAVVEGLGDLARLADIGTPPGAHTLTAMHLKLKTASLIRASQQLRDTAHELSLALALGDDVGAAVRRDEEVGALRAEVERLREEIANEVGERADKGGLGEGESAAPALGEQSKKEDSAAMVVDDDDNDEFEEV